A window of the Cystobacter fuscus genome harbors these coding sequences:
- a CDS encoding TetR/AcrR family transcriptional regulator → MSGRNRASPRKRPRQERAKATVELILEAAAHVLVSSGYEGTTTKQVAERAGVSIGSLYQYFPSKEALVAMLVERLHQRVLGILADKLVPRPISDLAQEVRELVRALVDVYGVNPELQRVLLEQAPRIGPLQVVQEIEARVEFLVQGVLSQNLEFERPRNLSLVVFIIIRALRSAVWAAVVERPELIGTPELVEELSALVLGYLRPRARDPERPKP, encoded by the coding sequence ATGAGCGGACGCAACCGGGCTTCCCCTCGGAAAAGGCCCCGCCAGGAGCGCGCCAAGGCCACGGTGGAGCTGATCCTCGAGGCGGCGGCTCACGTTCTGGTCAGCTCTGGCTACGAGGGCACCACGACCAAGCAGGTGGCCGAGCGGGCCGGAGTGAGCATCGGCTCGCTCTACCAGTACTTCCCGAGCAAGGAGGCCCTGGTCGCCATGTTGGTCGAGCGGCTGCACCAGCGCGTCCTGGGCATCCTCGCCGACAAGCTGGTGCCGCGCCCGATCTCGGATCTGGCGCAGGAGGTGCGGGAGCTGGTGCGCGCCCTGGTGGATGTCTACGGGGTGAATCCGGAGCTACAGCGGGTGCTGCTGGAGCAGGCGCCGCGCATCGGCCCCCTTCAGGTCGTGCAGGAGATCGAGGCACGCGTGGAGTTCCTCGTCCAGGGCGTGCTCTCACAGAACCTGGAGTTCGAGCGTCCACGCAACCTGAGCCTGGTCGTCTTCATCATCATCCGCGCCCTGCGCAGCGCCGTCTGGGCCGCGGTCGTCGAGCGGCCCGAGCTGATCGGCACTCCCGAGCTCGTGGAGGAGTTGAGTGCGCTCGTGCTCGGCTACCTGCGGCCCCGCGCCCGCGACCCGGAGCGCCCGAAGCCGTAG
- a CDS encoding glycoside hydrolase family 3 protein — protein MIKVGGRWFTSIALCGLMFGSAGCEEEPPPAPPATPDCSAPPEVSSPDWVPCQLKVMTLEEKVGQLFMTHAYGKSVTDADPKMVESNRKDHGLDTAEQLVERYHLGGIIYFTWANNLQAPEQIARLSNGLQEVAMRQERAIPLLIATDQEHGVVVRVGEPATQFPGNMALGATQDVETARQAAAITGRELRALGINQNFGTVADVNSNPLNPVIGVRSFGLDPARVAAFTQVQVGAQQGEGTASTVKHFPGHGDTDVDSHYGLPIINHSREQFDAVDLPPFVAAIDAEVDAIMSAHIVVPALESSGLPATLSHGIMTDLLRGQLGFKGVVVSDSLSMQGAKPYGDQSDARVPVEALKAGVDLLLMPQRIEVAYNAVRDAVNSGEVSQERLDEAVGRILTLKQKRGVLAQPLVELAGLQRVGAAEHLTAAAAITERGITLVKNEAGVLPLKPEAGKVLVTGWGVTATATLAQELARRGRSVETVETGTSPTQAKIDEAVASAARADVTVVLVNRVWTSKQQQALVRALQGANKPVVVVSVREPYDIAHLPEVSTYVATYGYQPVSMKALARVLLGEVNPSGRLPVAIPEVGTASGVLYPVGHGLSYGG, from the coding sequence ATGATCAAGGTTGGTGGAAGGTGGTTCACGTCCATCGCGCTGTGCGGACTGATGTTCGGAAGCGCTGGTTGCGAGGAGGAGCCTCCTCCGGCGCCGCCCGCCACACCGGACTGTAGTGCTCCACCCGAAGTCTCCTCGCCGGACTGGGTGCCTTGCCAGTTGAAGGTGATGACGCTCGAGGAGAAGGTGGGTCAGCTCTTCATGACCCACGCCTATGGGAAGAGCGTCACGGATGCGGATCCGAAGATGGTGGAGAGCAACCGCAAGGACCACGGGCTGGACACGGCGGAGCAGCTCGTCGAGCGCTACCACCTGGGTGGCATCATCTACTTCACCTGGGCCAACAACCTGCAAGCCCCGGAGCAGATCGCCCGGCTGTCCAATGGGTTGCAGGAGGTGGCGATGCGCCAGGAGCGGGCCATTCCCCTGCTCATCGCCACGGATCAGGAGCATGGCGTGGTGGTGCGGGTGGGCGAGCCGGCCACCCAGTTTCCCGGCAACATGGCCCTGGGCGCCACGCAGGACGTGGAGACCGCGCGCCAGGCGGCGGCCATCACCGGGCGGGAGCTGCGCGCCCTGGGCATCAACCAGAACTTCGGCACGGTCGCGGACGTCAACAGCAACCCACTCAACCCCGTCATCGGCGTGCGCTCCTTCGGACTGGATCCCGCGCGGGTCGCGGCTTTCACGCAGGTGCAGGTGGGCGCCCAACAGGGAGAGGGCACCGCGTCCACCGTGAAGCACTTCCCCGGCCATGGCGACACGGACGTGGACAGCCACTACGGGCTGCCCATCATCAATCACAGCCGGGAGCAGTTCGACGCGGTGGACCTGCCGCCGTTCGTGGCCGCCATCGACGCCGAGGTGGATGCCATCATGTCCGCCCACATCGTGGTGCCCGCGCTGGAAAGCTCGGGCCTGCCGGCGACGCTCAGCCACGGCATCATGACGGACCTGCTGCGGGGCCAGCTCGGCTTCAAGGGCGTGGTGGTCAGCGACTCGCTCTCCATGCAGGGCGCGAAGCCCTACGGTGACCAGAGCGACGCGCGCGTCCCCGTGGAGGCGCTCAAGGCCGGCGTGGACCTGCTCCTCATGCCGCAGCGCATCGAAGTGGCCTACAACGCCGTGCGCGACGCGGTGAACAGTGGGGAGGTGAGCCAGGAGCGGCTCGATGAGGCGGTGGGACGCATCCTGACGCTCAAGCAGAAGCGGGGGGTGCTCGCCCAGCCCCTGGTGGAGCTCGCCGGGCTCCAGCGGGTGGGCGCCGCCGAGCACCTGACCGCCGCCGCCGCCATCACCGAGCGCGGTATCACCCTGGTGAAGAACGAGGCGGGCGTGCTGCCGTTGAAGCCCGAGGCGGGCAAGGTGCTGGTGACGGGGTGGGGCGTCACGGCGACGGCCACGCTGGCGCAGGAGCTGGCCCGGCGGGGCCGGTCCGTGGAGACCGTGGAGACGGGCACCTCGCCGACGCAGGCGAAGATCGACGAGGCGGTGGCCTCGGCCGCGCGCGCGGACGTCACCGTGGTGCTGGTCAACCGCGTCTGGACGTCGAAGCAGCAGCAGGCGCTGGTCCGCGCGCTCCAGGGGGCGAACAAGCCGGTGGTGGTCGTCTCGGTGCGCGAGCCGTATGACATCGCCCACCTGCCGGAGGTGTCCACCTACGTGGCTACCTATGGCTACCAGCCCGTCTCCATGAAGGCGCTGGCGCGGGTGCTGTTGGGAGAGGTGAACCCCTCGGGCCGGCTGCCCGTGGCCATTCCCGAGGTGGGAACGGCCTCCGGGGTGCTCTACCCGGTCGGGCACGGCCTCTCTTACGGTGGGTAG
- a CDS encoding bifunctional cytochrome P450/NADPH--P450 reductase: MSKPSLSTTIPQPRSRPLVGNVPDVGFETPLQNMMKLAREFGPIFRLSFPGENFLRVISSYELVADACDETRFEKMLGQVLLQLRDLGGDGLFTADAREPNWGKAHRLLMPAFSPAAMRNYHDGMYDVADQMLTRWARFGPDTDIDVSDNMTRLTLDTIALCGFDFRFNSFYQREMHPFVESMVRALAEAGDRTRRVPLQTQLMLRTQRQYQSDLQYMYEVVRELIVRRRALPPEEAPKDLLGLMLEAKDPLTGEKLDDDNVRSQLMTFLIAGHETTSGLLSFAVYFLLHYPEVLQKAYEEVDRVLGSEAPRFEQISQLQYIDQILRETLRLWPTAPAFTLHAKADNTLLAGRYPVGVKDTLMVLIPMLHRDPTVWKNPERFDPERFAPEVRDSIPTHAWKPFGNGMRACIGRAFALQEATLVLGTMLQRFHISTPEPYTLRIRETLTLKPDGLKLRVRARKPVSRAPAARRAPTPAPVASSSQPTEKTSSHGTPLLLLYGSNSGASEAFARRIASDGLARGYTAKVAPLDEYAGKLPKEGAVVIVTASYNGQPPDNARAFHTWLSNVPAGALQGVRYAVFGCGNRDWGETYQAVPKFIDERLSAAGARSLLSRGEADARADFFGDFDYWYAPFWTRVGEGLGVASSEVDAGPRYTVEVVPPVSAELVKQNKLELATLVDNRELVDMTSPFGRSKRHLVFKLPQGVTYAAGDYLAVLPENHPELVERAARRFGVSPDATVILGSARGDQGSSLPTGRPVLVRELLGRHVELSAPATRKDLERLAEKNPCPPHAMHLVALARDAERYKKEILDKRVSVLELLEQYTSCILSLGDFLELLPAMRVRQYSVSSSPLADPTECTLTVAVVDAEAWSGQGRFRGTCSSYLARLRPGEQVAVAVRTPNVPFHPPASNATPIVLVAAGTGLAPFRGFLQERALRHARGEAAGPALFFFGCDHPEVDFLYREELAQWEREGVVKVLPAFFRQPDGDVTFVQHRLWKEREQVKALLDQGALLFICGDGRLMAPAARETLARIQQEKVGCSSEEALAWLAAMEKQGRLACDVFA; the protein is encoded by the coding sequence ATGAGCAAGCCCTCCCTGTCCACGACCATTCCCCAGCCCCGCTCCCGCCCCCTCGTGGGCAACGTGCCCGACGTGGGCTTCGAAACGCCCCTGCAGAACATGATGAAGCTCGCACGCGAGTTCGGGCCCATCTTCCGGCTGTCCTTCCCGGGGGAGAACTTCCTCCGGGTGATCAGCTCCTACGAACTGGTGGCCGACGCCTGTGACGAGACGCGCTTCGAGAAGATGCTGGGCCAGGTCCTCCTGCAGCTGCGCGACCTGGGGGGTGACGGCCTCTTCACCGCGGATGCGCGAGAGCCCAACTGGGGCAAGGCCCACCGCCTGCTGATGCCCGCCTTCAGCCCCGCGGCCATGCGCAACTACCACGACGGCATGTACGACGTGGCCGACCAGATGCTCACCCGCTGGGCGCGCTTCGGACCCGACACCGACATCGACGTGTCCGACAACATGACGCGGCTCACGCTCGACACCATCGCGCTGTGCGGCTTCGACTTCCGCTTCAACAGCTTCTACCAGCGGGAGATGCACCCCTTCGTGGAGTCCATGGTGCGCGCCCTGGCCGAGGCGGGCGACCGGACCCGCCGGGTGCCCCTGCAGACGCAGCTCATGCTGCGCACCCAGCGTCAGTACCAGTCGGACCTCCAGTACATGTACGAGGTGGTGCGCGAGCTCATCGTCCGGCGCCGCGCGCTCCCGCCCGAGGAGGCTCCGAAAGATCTGCTGGGCCTGATGCTCGAGGCGAAGGATCCGCTCACGGGGGAGAAGCTCGACGACGACAACGTGCGCTCCCAGCTCATGACCTTCCTCATCGCGGGCCACGAGACGACGAGCGGCCTGTTGTCCTTCGCCGTCTACTTCCTCTTGCACTACCCCGAGGTGCTCCAGAAGGCCTACGAGGAGGTGGACCGGGTGCTGGGCTCGGAGGCGCCCCGCTTCGAGCAGATCTCCCAGTTGCAGTACATCGATCAAATCCTGCGCGAGACGCTGCGCCTGTGGCCCACCGCGCCGGCCTTCACCCTGCACGCCAAGGCGGACAACACGCTGCTGGCGGGGCGCTACCCGGTGGGGGTGAAGGACACGCTCATGGTGCTCATCCCCATGCTGCACCGCGACCCCACGGTGTGGAAGAACCCGGAGCGCTTCGATCCGGAGCGCTTCGCCCCCGAGGTGCGCGACAGCATTCCCACCCACGCGTGGAAGCCGTTCGGCAACGGGATGCGCGCGTGCATCGGCCGGGCGTTCGCGCTCCAGGAGGCCACGCTCGTGCTGGGCACGATGCTGCAGCGCTTCCACATCTCCACGCCCGAGCCCTACACGCTGCGCATCCGCGAGACGCTCACGCTCAAGCCCGATGGGCTCAAGCTGCGCGTGCGCGCGCGCAAGCCCGTCTCCCGCGCGCCCGCGGCCCGACGGGCCCCCACCCCCGCGCCCGTGGCGTCCTCGTCCCAGCCGACGGAGAAGACATCCTCGCATGGCACGCCCCTGCTGCTGCTCTACGGCTCCAACTCGGGGGCCTCGGAGGCGTTCGCCCGGCGCATCGCCAGTGACGGACTCGCGCGCGGCTACACGGCGAAGGTGGCCCCGCTGGACGAGTACGCCGGCAAGCTGCCCAAGGAGGGCGCGGTCGTGATCGTGACGGCCTCCTACAACGGCCAGCCCCCGGACAACGCGCGCGCCTTCCACACGTGGCTGTCCAACGTCCCCGCGGGCGCGCTCCAGGGCGTGCGCTACGCCGTGTTCGGCTGCGGCAACCGGGACTGGGGCGAGACCTACCAGGCCGTGCCCAAGTTCATCGACGAGCGGCTGAGCGCGGCGGGGGCCCGGTCCCTGCTCTCGCGAGGCGAGGCGGATGCGCGGGCCGACTTCTTCGGCGACTTCGACTACTGGTACGCCCCCTTCTGGACGCGGGTGGGCGAGGGCCTGGGGGTGGCTTCCAGCGAGGTGGACGCGGGGCCTCGCTACACGGTGGAAGTCGTCCCCCCGGTGAGCGCGGAGCTGGTGAAGCAGAACAAGCTCGAGCTGGCCACGCTGGTGGACAACCGCGAGCTCGTCGACATGACGTCGCCGTTCGGCCGCTCCAAGCGCCACCTGGTGTTCAAGCTGCCCCAGGGGGTGACGTACGCGGCGGGTGACTACCTGGCGGTGCTGCCGGAGAACCATCCGGAGCTCGTGGAGCGCGCCGCGCGCCGCTTCGGGGTGAGCCCGGACGCCACCGTCATCCTCGGCTCCGCCCGGGGCGACCAGGGCTCCTCGCTTCCCACGGGAAGGCCCGTGCTGGTGCGCGAGCTGCTCGGCCGGCACGTGGAGCTGTCGGCGCCCGCCACGCGCAAGGACCTGGAGCGGCTGGCGGAGAAGAACCCCTGCCCTCCGCACGCCATGCACCTGGTGGCCCTGGCCCGGGACGCCGAGCGCTACAAGAAGGAGATCCTCGACAAGCGCGTGAGCGTGCTGGAGCTGTTGGAGCAGTACACCTCGTGCATCCTCTCGCTCGGAGATTTCCTCGAGCTGCTGCCGGCCATGCGCGTGCGGCAGTACTCGGTCTCCTCGTCCCCCCTGGCGGACCCCACGGAGTGCACGCTGACGGTGGCGGTGGTGGACGCGGAGGCGTGGAGCGGCCAGGGCCGCTTCCGTGGCACGTGCTCGAGCTACCTGGCGCGGCTGCGTCCGGGCGAGCAGGTGGCGGTGGCGGTGCGCACGCCGAACGTGCCCTTCCACCCGCCCGCGTCGAACGCGACGCCCATCGTCCTGGTGGCCGCGGGCACGGGGCTGGCGCCCTTCCGGGGTTTCCTCCAGGAGCGCGCCCTGCGCCACGCCCGGGGGGAAGCGGCCGGGCCCGCGCTGTTCTTCTTCGGGTGCGATCACCCGGAGGTGGACTTCCTCTACCGCGAGGAGCTGGCGCAGTGGGAGCGCGAGGGCGTGGTGAAGGTGTTGCCCGCCTTCTTCCGTCAGCCCGACGGCGACGTGACGTTCGTGCAGCACCGGCTGTGGAAGGAGCGCGAGCAGGTGAAGGCGCTGCTCGACCAGGGCGCCCTGCTCTTCATCTGTGGTGATGGGCGGCTCATGGCTCCCGCGGCCCGTGAGACGCTGGCGCGCATCCAACAGGAGAAGGTGGGCTGCTCCTCGGAGGAGGCCCTGGCGTGGCTGGCGGCCATGGAGAAGCAGGGCCGACTGGCCTGCGACGTCTTCGCGTGA
- a CDS encoding prenyltransferase, which yields MNDMTAHPTFKHLLALGRVKFLLYSPILYTVGAIIPTVSGGAIDASRFIHGVIFTWITHLMTHYSNEYFDLEPDRANTSPSPWTGGSRILVKGIMEPRHSLYIAYALTVVSIALALLMPTPSARLLGLAAIFFSWQYSAPPLKLEAVGLGEFTVTLVLNTLVPLLGYCLQSGGLRPHTLLLVLIPLGIIEYIRMMVMNMADWESDAKTWKKTLVVRIGIENAVKIHGIGMVAAYLSLIPLYLAGVPGIVLLALSTTAYMGLGYAWRLQRGAWKKKETMWIIPYVASTHNGLGGSAALIGMIILKPGFSFFAIELFPLYLYLGGFLLLRALARRNRNQASPPPMGVTT from the coding sequence ATGAATGACATGACTGCGCACCCAACTTTCAAACACCTGCTGGCACTCGGCCGCGTCAAATTCCTGCTGTATAGCCCGATTCTCTACACGGTGGGAGCCATCATCCCCACCGTATCGGGCGGCGCCATTGATGCCTCCCGCTTCATTCATGGGGTGATCTTCACGTGGATCACCCACCTGATGACGCATTACTCCAACGAGTATTTCGACCTGGAGCCAGACCGGGCCAACACGTCTCCCTCTCCATGGACAGGCGGTAGCCGGATCCTCGTGAAAGGGATCATGGAGCCGCGGCACTCCCTGTACATCGCGTATGCCTTGACGGTGGTGTCCATCGCTCTCGCCCTGCTCATGCCGACCCCCAGCGCCCGCCTCCTCGGCCTGGCCGCCATCTTCTTCTCCTGGCAGTACAGTGCACCGCCGCTCAAGCTGGAGGCCGTGGGCCTGGGCGAGTTCACCGTCACCCTGGTGCTCAACACCCTGGTTCCGCTGCTCGGCTATTGCCTCCAGAGCGGCGGACTGCGGCCCCACACGCTGCTGCTGGTCCTCATCCCGCTCGGCATCATCGAGTACATCCGGATGATGGTCATGAACATGGCCGACTGGGAGAGCGACGCGAAGACGTGGAAGAAGACCCTGGTGGTGCGCATCGGAATCGAGAACGCCGTGAAGATCCATGGCATTGGAATGGTCGCGGCGTACCTCTCGCTGATTCCGCTCTACCTGGCGGGCGTACCGGGCATCGTCCTGCTCGCCCTGAGCACCACGGCGTACATGGGGTTGGGTTATGCGTGGCGGCTTCAGCGGGGAGCCTGGAAGAAGAAGGAGACGATGTGGATCATCCCCTACGTGGCCTCCACCCATAATGGATTGGGAGGCTCGGCCGCGCTGATCGGGATGATCATTCTCAAGCCTGGCTTCTCGTTCTTCGCCATCGAGCTCTTCCCGCTGTATCTCTATCTGGGAGGCTTCCTCCTGCTGCGCGCACTGGCTCGCCGCAATCGGAATCAGGCCAGTCCCCCGCCCATGGGTGTGACGACTTGA
- a CDS encoding aldehyde dehydrogenase family protein, which produces MLAERYPYYLANRPRQPNAELAVTDKYSGEVVTHVALADAGTVEEAIAAAVRATGPMRRLAPYARQEVLEHCVRRFRERAEEFALALCIEAGKPLRDARGEVTRLIDTFKAAAEEAVRNEGEMLNLEVSPRAAGYRGFTQRVPVGPCSFITPFNFPLNLVAHKVAPAIAAGCPFVLKPSDRTPVSAMLMAEVLAETALPEGAFSVLPTRLADVGPFIEDERLKLLSFTGSEKVGWELKARAGRKKVVLELGGNAACVVDHDQGERLDFVADRVAHGAFFQAGQSCISVQRVLVHESLYGALRERLVTRARALRSGNPRDEATTLGPMIDEPAARRLEGWIERAVARGARVLAGGGRRGALLEATVLEGVPADEPLSAEEAFGPVVLLQPFRAFDEALRAVNDGRYGLQAGLFTNDLSKAMRAWDELEVGGVVVGDVPSFRVDTMPYGGVKGSGLGREGVKYAIEDMTEPRLLVLRQG; this is translated from the coding sequence ATGCTGGCTGAACGCTATCCGTATTACCTGGCCAACCGCCCGAGACAGCCCAACGCGGAGCTGGCCGTGACCGACAAGTATTCGGGCGAGGTCGTGACCCACGTGGCGCTCGCGGACGCGGGCACCGTGGAGGAGGCCATCGCCGCGGCGGTACGTGCCACCGGCCCGATGCGGCGCCTGGCGCCCTACGCGCGGCAGGAGGTGCTCGAGCACTGCGTGCGCCGCTTCCGCGAGCGGGCCGAGGAGTTCGCGCTCGCGCTCTGCATCGAGGCGGGCAAGCCCCTGCGCGACGCGCGAGGCGAGGTCACCCGGCTCATCGACACGTTCAAGGCGGCGGCCGAGGAGGCCGTGCGCAACGAGGGCGAGATGCTGAACCTGGAGGTCTCGCCGCGCGCGGCCGGCTACCGGGGCTTTACCCAGCGCGTGCCCGTGGGCCCGTGCTCGTTCATCACGCCGTTCAACTTCCCGCTCAACCTGGTGGCGCACAAGGTGGCGCCCGCCATCGCCGCCGGCTGCCCCTTCGTGCTCAAGCCGTCGGACCGCACCCCCGTGAGCGCGATGCTCATGGCCGAGGTGCTCGCCGAGACGGCACTCCCCGAGGGCGCCTTCTCCGTCCTCCCCACCCGCCTCGCGGACGTGGGACCCTTCATCGAGGACGAGCGGCTGAAGCTGCTCTCGTTCACCGGCTCGGAGAAGGTCGGCTGGGAACTCAAGGCGCGCGCCGGCCGCAAGAAGGTGGTGTTGGAGCTGGGCGGCAACGCCGCGTGCGTGGTGGACCACGACCAGGGCGAGCGCCTGGACTTCGTCGCGGACCGCGTGGCCCATGGCGCCTTCTTCCAGGCGGGACAGAGCTGCATCTCGGTGCAGCGCGTGCTCGTGCACGAGTCGCTGTACGGCGCGCTGCGCGAGCGGCTCGTCACGAGGGCGCGGGCACTGCGCTCGGGCAACCCCAGGGACGAAGCCACCACGCTCGGCCCCATGATCGACGAGCCCGCGGCGCGGCGGCTGGAGGGGTGGATCGAGCGCGCGGTGGCGCGAGGAGCGCGCGTGCTGGCCGGAGGAGGACGGCGTGGCGCGTTGCTCGAGGCCACCGTACTGGAGGGCGTGCCGGCCGACGAGCCGCTGTCCGCGGAAGAGGCGTTCGGGCCGGTGGTACTGCTCCAGCCCTTCCGCGCGTTCGACGAGGCACTGCGCGCGGTGAACGACGGGCGCTATGGATTGCAGGCGGGTCTCTTCACGAACGACCTGTCCAAGGCGATGCGGGCCTGGGACGAGCTGGAGGTGGGAGGCGTCGTCGTGGGGGACGTGCCGAGCTTCCGCGTCGACACGATGCCCTATGGCGGCGTGAAGGGCTCGGGGCTTGGGCGCGAGGGCGTGAAGTACGCCATCGAGGACATGACCGAGCCGCGACTGCTCGTCCTGCGTCAGGGATGA
- a CDS encoding LysE family translocator, whose protein sequence is MEHTAHLWLFFVLVFGIVALPGLDMAFVLASSLGGGRSAGMSAVAGIVSGGACHVVIAATGAAVLLQVIPAAFNLLLWLGALYVAWIGFSLFRSGAAFTASPLEGGRETSAAFRQGMVTNLLNPKAYLFMLAVFPQFLRPEYGPTWIQALVLGAIITVTQAAVYGAIVLVGDRARGWLESNPRASAAIGRGLGALMVLVAVLTIFKEWRSA, encoded by the coding sequence ATGGAACACACGGCCCATCTGTGGCTCTTCTTCGTACTGGTGTTTGGGATTGTCGCGTTGCCGGGTCTCGACATGGCGTTCGTGCTCGCCAGTTCCCTGGGAGGTGGGCGGAGCGCGGGGATGTCCGCGGTGGCGGGGATCGTCTCGGGTGGAGCCTGTCACGTGGTGATCGCCGCGACGGGAGCCGCCGTGCTGCTGCAGGTCATCCCGGCCGCGTTCAACCTCCTGCTGTGGCTCGGTGCCCTGTACGTGGCGTGGATCGGCTTCTCCCTGTTCCGCAGCGGAGCGGCCTTCACCGCCTCCCCGCTCGAGGGGGGGCGCGAGACCTCGGCCGCGTTCCGCCAGGGCATGGTGACGAACCTGCTCAACCCCAAGGCCTATCTCTTCATGCTCGCCGTGTTCCCCCAGTTCCTGCGGCCGGAGTACGGGCCGACCTGGATCCAGGCACTGGTGCTCGGGGCGATCATCACGGTCACCCAGGCCGCCGTGTACGGCGCGATCGTGCTGGTGGGAGACAGGGCGCGTGGCTGGCTCGAGTCCAACCCCCGCGCCAGCGCCGCGATCGGCCGGGGCCTCGGCGCGCTGATGGTGCTCGTCGCGGTGCTGACGATCTTCAAGGAATGGCGGAGCGCTTGA
- a CDS encoding glycoside hydrolase family 71/99-like protein — MTRHRFVNEGAGVFAALVLAGCGSTPSETRSEVRPGAAEPSAAVSAPLAVSKTFTKKVYVHLMPWFESNTTSGNGSWGVHWTMANKNPNVVDGTGKRQIASHYYPLIGPYGSGDKDVIEYQLLLMKYAGVDGVLIDWPGTLNCVDYPKNKQNAEAFINKTAAAGLEFAIVYEDNNLTLAPGYGCSVPDKYAAARNDMIYMRDNYFSRGNYIKINNAPLLLDFGPQTFKSPGDWSNIFSPLSTKPTFLTLWYQNGDAGANAQGEYPWIYSDFTTGLQNFYNNRPLGVKFGVAYPGFNTFYTAGGWGGPTWTLPYNGTGTFGQTMDMAKNSGVNWIQLATWNDYGEGSMIEPTREFGYGFLTTLQQKLGVPYGQSQLELIAKLHEQRKQYAGDASKQNQLNEAFNYFVALQPDKAATILGGGTTNPPPTNPTVINSGFESGMTGWNTWSPNGTAGAAFTETYNGGYNSAYHLTHYSPGAFETWTYQQLNGLTNGNYRVRAWVRKGGDFGFSRLQAKTCASCTPAATELGTYGAWTQLETPTIAVTAGYLEFGLHTLATSGSSYVHLDDVQLIRQ, encoded by the coding sequence ATGACGCGTCATCGTTTCGTGAACGAGGGAGCCGGCGTGTTCGCCGCGCTCGTGTTGGCGGGATGTGGTTCCACGCCGTCGGAGACGAGGAGTGAGGTCCGTCCGGGCGCGGCGGAGCCCTCCGCCGCCGTGAGCGCGCCCCTGGCCGTGAGCAAGACTTTCACCAAGAAGGTCTACGTCCACCTGATGCCCTGGTTCGAGAGCAATACCACCTCGGGCAACGGCTCCTGGGGAGTCCACTGGACCATGGCCAACAAGAATCCCAACGTGGTGGATGGCACGGGCAAGCGGCAGATCGCCTCGCACTACTACCCGTTGATCGGACCTTACGGCTCGGGCGACAAGGATGTGATCGAGTACCAGCTGCTGCTCATGAAGTACGCGGGCGTGGATGGCGTGCTCATCGACTGGCCCGGCACGCTCAACTGCGTGGACTACCCCAAGAACAAGCAGAACGCCGAGGCCTTCATCAACAAGACGGCCGCGGCGGGTCTGGAGTTCGCCATCGTCTACGAGGACAACAACCTCACGCTGGCGCCCGGCTACGGCTGCTCCGTTCCCGACAAGTACGCCGCGGCCCGCAACGACATGATCTACATGCGGGACAACTACTTCTCCCGCGGCAACTACATCAAGATCAACAACGCGCCCCTGCTCCTGGACTTCGGTCCGCAGACGTTCAAGTCGCCGGGCGACTGGAGCAACATCTTCTCGCCGCTGTCGACCAAGCCGACCTTCCTGACGCTCTGGTACCAGAACGGCGACGCCGGAGCCAACGCCCAGGGCGAGTACCCGTGGATCTACTCGGATTTCACGACCGGGTTGCAGAACTTCTATAACAACCGTCCGCTGGGCGTGAAGTTCGGCGTGGCCTACCCCGGCTTCAACACCTTCTACACGGCGGGTGGATGGGGCGGCCCGACCTGGACCCTGCCCTACAATGGGACGGGCACGTTTGGCCAGACCATGGACATGGCCAAGAACAGTGGCGTGAACTGGATCCAGCTCGCCACCTGGAACGACTACGGCGAAGGCTCGATGATCGAGCCGACGCGCGAGTTCGGCTACGGCTTCCTGACCACCCTGCAACAGAAGCTCGGCGTGCCCTACGGGCAGAGCCAGCTGGAGCTCATCGCCAAACTCCATGAGCAGCGCAAGCAGTACGCGGGCGATGCGTCCAAGCAGAACCAGCTCAACGAGGCCTTCAACTACTTCGTGGCCCTGCAGCCGGACAAGGCCGCGACCATCCTCGGCGGGGGCACCACGAATCCGCCCCCCACGAATCCCACGGTCATCAACAGCGGCTTCGAGTCCGGCATGACGGGCTGGAACACCTGGTCACCCAATGGCACCGCCGGGGCCGCGTTCACCGAGACCTACAACGGCGGCTACAACAGCGCCTACCACCTGACCCACTACAGCCCGGGGGCCTTCGAGACGTGGACGTACCAGCAGCTCAACGGCCTGACCAACGGCAACTACCGGGTGCGCGCCTGGGTCCGCAAGGGCGGTGACTTCGGCTTCTCCCGCCTCCAGGCCAAGACGTGCGCGTCCTGCACCCCCGCCGCCACGGAGCTCGGTACGTACGGCGCCTGGACCCAACTGGAGACGCCCACCATCGCCGTGACCGCGGGCTACCTGGAGTTCGGCCTCCACACCCTGGCCACCAGCGGCAGCAGCTACGTCCACCTGGACGACGTGCAGCTCATCCGCCAGTAG